A region from the Melioribacter roseus P3M-2 genome encodes:
- a CDS encoding HAMP domain-containing methyl-accepting chemotaxis protein — protein sequence MISIKNLKFKTKLRVSYIILGAICTAVIGNDLYQMFKINDYKDQIYADYIAPSNEVDKIYREFEGLKNTLLKFSIPSFEPELNRNLSSLSKSKEVIDSALANLTQKYSGTSIEEDLTSINKSWSDYKSLVIDGTISAAAIKDYELAAVVATTSGEEIGAKILSNFKNLKDNLTQKGEALNSNLSDAVSSSRMVIFFGIAFGTVFFFFVFFYMVKSLMKPVQYMKDVVGKFSVGNFKDKVAVATKDEFGELADMLEQLRHSQHEKIKAATEISRGNLDVEIAALSEDDELSYSMLKMIGNLRNLIDELKSITDEIIEGKVTKRGNPEKFDGAYKEIVAGVNATLDALFTPIKVSVDVLAEMAKGNFDARVKGDFKGDHKLIVNSINSLGESLTNILSNIAEMVNLTASISEQISSSTEQMAAGAQEQTAQANEVVLQVEEMTKTIMSTSKNATLASEASRKAGQVAREGGEVVNKTVEGMNKIADFVVNAAGKIQNLGKNSEQIGEIVQVIDDIANQTNLLALNAAIEAARAGEQGRGFAVVADEVRKLAERTTKATKEISDMIKRIQDVTENVVVSMSEGKGEVETGKELAQKAGKSLEEIIQASDAVLDVVNQVAAASEEQSATSEQINRNVETISKVTNESAAGIQQIAGAADELNRMTNNLRELIAKFKFAATGEFKPHGNGDGKSKQISRKEDKLLTN from the coding sequence ATGATTTCAATTAAAAATCTGAAGTTCAAAACCAAACTGCGCGTCTCGTATATCATACTCGGGGCTATTTGCACGGCTGTAATCGGTAATGATTTGTATCAGATGTTCAAAATTAACGATTACAAAGACCAGATTTATGCCGACTATATTGCCCCCTCGAACGAAGTCGACAAAATTTACCGGGAATTCGAAGGTCTGAAAAATACGCTCCTTAAATTTTCCATTCCGAGTTTCGAACCCGAACTCAATCGTAATCTTTCTTCGCTTTCGAAATCGAAAGAAGTAATCGATTCCGCTCTGGCGAATCTTACCCAAAAATACTCCGGTACGAGCATCGAAGAAGATTTGACGAGTATCAATAAAAGCTGGAGCGACTATAAAAGTCTGGTGATCGACGGCACAATAAGCGCTGCGGCAATTAAAGACTATGAACTCGCCGCAGTCGTTGCAACTACATCCGGCGAAGAAATAGGCGCGAAAATATTAAGCAATTTCAAAAACCTTAAGGATAATCTTACTCAAAAAGGCGAGGCGTTGAATTCGAATCTGTCGGACGCCGTTTCGTCTTCTCGCATGGTTATTTTCTTCGGAATTGCTTTCGGTACGGTATTCTTCTTCTTCGTCTTCTTCTACATGGTTAAATCTCTGATGAAACCCGTTCAATATATGAAAGACGTGGTAGGCAAATTTTCCGTCGGTAATTTTAAAGATAAAGTCGCCGTGGCGACAAAAGACGAATTCGGCGAACTTGCCGATATGTTGGAACAGTTGAGGCATTCGCAGCATGAAAAAATTAAAGCCGCAACGGAAATTTCCAGAGGCAATTTGGATGTGGAAATCGCAGCGCTCTCCGAAGACGACGAGCTTTCCTACAGTATGCTTAAGATGATCGGCAACTTGAGGAATTTGATAGACGAGTTGAAATCGATTACCGACGAAATTATCGAAGGAAAAGTAACAAAACGGGGAAATCCCGAGAAATTCGACGGAGCGTATAAAGAAATTGTCGCCGGCGTAAACGCTACTCTGGATGCGCTCTTTACGCCGATTAAGGTTAGCGTGGACGTGCTTGCGGAAATGGCTAAGGGAAATTTCGACGCGCGCGTCAAAGGCGATTTCAAAGGCGACCATAAACTGATCGTTAACAGCATCAATTCCCTCGGCGAGTCCCTTACAAACATACTGAGCAACATAGCCGAGATGGTTAATCTGACTGCGTCGATAAGCGAGCAAATCTCATCGTCTACGGAACAAATGGCGGCAGGAGCTCAGGAACAGACCGCTCAGGCTAACGAAGTTGTTCTTCAGGTCGAAGAAATGACAAAAACAATTATGAGCACTTCGAAAAACGCTACTCTGGCATCCGAAGCTTCCAGAAAAGCGGGTCAGGTGGCGCGCGAAGGCGGCGAAGTGGTTAACAAGACCGTCGAAGGCATGAATAAAATAGCCGATTTCGTCGTCAATGCCGCCGGAAAAATTCAAAATCTCGGCAAAAACAGCGAGCAAATCGGCGAAATTGTGCAGGTAATCGACGATATAGCAAACCAGACCAACTTGTTGGCTTTGAACGCCGCAATCGAAGCCGCAAGAGCGGGCGAGCAGGGCAGAGGCTTTGCAGTTGTCGCGGACGAAGTAAGAAAACTCGCTGAAAGGACCACCAAAGCTACCAAAGAAATTTCCGATATGATTAAGCGTATCCAGGACGTAACGGAAAATGTGGTTGTTTCGATGAGCGAAGGCAAAGGCGAAGTCGAAACAGGAAAAGAATTGGCTCAGAAAGCGGGCAAATCTCTCGAAGAAATTATTCAAGCCTCCGACGCAGTGCTCGACGTGGTTAATCAGGTAGCCGCAGCAAGCGAAGAACAAAGCGCAACAAGCGAACAGATCAATCGGAACGTTGAGACCATAAGCAAAGTTACAAACGAAAGCGCAGCGGGAATTCAACAGATTGCCGGCGCCGCAGACGAACTCAACAGAATGACAAATAATCTGCGCGAATTAATCGCCAAATTCAAATTTGCCGCAACCGGCGAATTTAAACCGCACGGAAACGGAGACGGTAAATCGAAACAAATTTCGCGCAAAGAAGATAAGCTCCTTACAAACTGA
- a CDS encoding chemotaxis protein CheW, with product MTAQKVENAEILQLVSFLIGEEEYGVDILLVQEIIRMMEITKVPNAPDFVDGVVNLRGRIIPVIDLRTKLGMSRKEHDKNTRIIVVEVAGKTVGFIVDAVTEVLRIPANITEPPPDIVAGVNAEFIKAVGKLDDRLLILIDLEKILSTQEKIELNRMNN from the coding sequence ATGACCGCACAAAAAGTGGAAAACGCCGAAATACTCCAACTTGTAAGTTTTTTGATTGGCGAAGAAGAATACGGCGTGGATATTCTCCTGGTACAGGAAATTATTCGCATGATGGAAATAACGAAAGTGCCGAATGCGCCCGATTTCGTGGACGGCGTCGTCAATCTGAGAGGGAGAATCATTCCCGTAATTGACCTCAGAACTAAACTGGGCATGTCCAGAAAAGAGCACGATAAAAATACTCGTATTATAGTAGTAGAAGTGGCGGGCAAGACGGTCGGGTTTATAGTGGACGCCGTCACTGAAGTGCTCAGAATACCGGCTAATATCACAGAACCGCCTCCGGATATAGTCGCCGGAGTAAACGCCGAATTTATAAAAGCTGTCGGTAAGCTCGACGACAGGTTATTGATTTTGATTGATCTCGAAAAAATTCTTTCTACTCAGGAAAAAATCGAACTCAACAGGATGAATAACTGA
- a CDS encoding response regulator, which produces MAIKILIVEDDDNHYELLERGFDKKPGEYLLKRCETIADAMKAIDEFSPMLILSDWKLPDGNGTFLLQKDDDGNILIPLILMTSYGNESIAVESIKLGVMDYIVKSPDTFLDITHIVERTLREWNHLLEKRKIALRLNLLSHAVEQSKVIVLITDQEGYIQYVNPKFENVTGYKLDEAIGKKPSILKSGKINPDIYKNLWKTILSGKSWHGEFLNRSKFGEYYWESATISPIKNIRGKITHFIKVSEDITEKKNMELTLKAALEKAEESNILKTSILSNMNHEIRTPLMGILGMTELMMEEIADENLREMLIRIRSSGKRLMKTLNSILDLSELESSQIKVKREDYNLTQNIEFILEPFKEIIRQRKLDFKLVTPREDLIVSGNKDFIEQSISNILDNAIKYTPKGSITVIIDKEYSGKKHFAKISVSDTGIGIPKRQIGLIFQEFRQVSEGTNRSYEGAGLGLTTAKKMIELMDGSISVESKEGEGSTFTILLPLVQAKEIKKEAPKEKISKSYNNFSILYVEDNIINQEVIKSFLSEKAEVDGALNAKEALRMIVQKKYSMILMDIHLGMGMDGIKLTKELRRTEDYRNTPIIAVTGYASNLDKDRFHTCGFNQILVKPFTKEELWEAIESILNK; this is translated from the coding sequence ATGGCTATTAAAATATTAATTGTGGAAGACGACGATAATCATTATGAATTACTGGAAAGAGGATTCGATAAAAAGCCGGGCGAGTATTTATTAAAAAGATGCGAAACCATTGCGGATGCGATGAAGGCTATCGATGAATTTTCTCCAATGCTGATACTTTCCGATTGGAAACTGCCCGACGGCAACGGCACTTTTTTGCTCCAGAAAGACGACGACGGAAATATATTAATCCCCCTGATTTTAATGACAAGCTACGGCAACGAATCGATCGCCGTTGAGTCGATTAAACTTGGCGTGATGGATTATATCGTCAAATCGCCCGATACTTTTCTCGATATAACTCATATCGTCGAGAGAACTCTCCGAGAATGGAATCACCTTTTGGAAAAAAGAAAGATAGCTCTTCGGTTGAATCTTCTGTCGCACGCCGTTGAACAGAGCAAAGTTATTGTTTTGATAACCGACCAGGAAGGATATATTCAGTACGTAAATCCGAAATTCGAAAATGTGACCGGATACAAACTGGATGAGGCAATCGGCAAGAAACCTTCGATATTGAAATCCGGTAAAATCAATCCGGATATCTACAAAAATTTATGGAAGACAATCCTTTCCGGCAAGTCGTGGCACGGCGAGTTTCTGAACAGATCGAAATTCGGAGAATATTATTGGGAATCCGCCACTATTTCCCCCATTAAAAATATACGGGGCAAAATCACTCACTTTATCAAAGTCTCCGAAGACATTACAGAAAAAAAGAATATGGAACTGACGCTAAAAGCCGCTTTAGAAAAAGCCGAAGAGTCGAATATTCTCAAGACTTCCATTTTGAGCAACATGAACCACGAAATACGCACTCCGTTAATGGGAATTCTGGGGATGACGGAATTAATGATGGAAGAAATCGCGGACGAGAATCTAAGAGAAATGTTAATCCGGATTCGCAGCTCCGGCAAAAGATTAATGAAGACATTGAATTCGATACTCGATTTGTCTGAACTCGAAAGCAGTCAAATAAAAGTAAAACGAGAGGATTATAATCTTACCCAAAATATTGAATTTATTTTAGAGCCGTTTAAGGAAATAATACGGCAGAGGAAACTCGACTTCAAACTCGTAACGCCGCGCGAAGATTTGATCGTTTCCGGGAATAAAGATTTTATCGAGCAATCGATTTCCAATATCCTCGATAATGCAATTAAATACACGCCTAAAGGGTCGATTACGGTCATTATTGATAAAGAATATAGCGGCAAAAAACATTTCGCCAAAATATCCGTTTCAGATACCGGAATCGGCATACCCAAGCGGCAAATAGGTTTAATTTTTCAGGAATTCAGGCAAGTAAGCGAAGGCACCAACCGGTCGTACGAAGGCGCCGGACTGGGACTTACAACCGCAAAAAAAATGATTGAATTAATGGACGGCTCGATTTCGGTCGAAAGCAAAGAAGGCGAAGGTTCAACGTTTACTATTCTACTGCCGCTCGTTCAGGCAAAGGAGATTAAGAAAGAAGCGCCTAAAGAAAAGATATCTAAGAGCTATAATAATTTTTCAATTCTCTATGTGGAAGACAATATAATAAATCAGGAAGTCATCAAATCCTTTTTGAGCGAGAAAGCGGAAGTGGACGGCGCATTGAACGCAAAAGAAGCTTTAAGAATGATTGTGCAAAAAAAGTATTCAATGATACTGATGGACATTCACCTCGGTATGGGAATGGACGGAATCAAATTGACAAAAGAGCTGCGTAGAACCGAAGACTATAGAAATACTCCCATCATAGCGGTAACCGGCTATGCGAGCAATCTCGACAAAGACAGATTTCATACATGCGGATTCAACCAGATTCTGGTTAAACCGTTTACTAAAGAAGAGTTATGGGAAGCCATCGAGAGCATTTTGAATAAATAA
- a CDS encoding energy transducer TonB, whose translation MKIRNLFLFLLILLVMKIDIPASANLLMPGDEDYLPIAEVMPEPVDGLANLMKKIQYPEFAKKTGQEGRVIAMAYINENGDVDDVKIIKGVGGGCSEEVERVLKSSKFKPGMKGGQPVKVKLTMSFVFKLN comes from the coding sequence ATGAAAATAAGAAACCTGTTTTTGTTTCTTTTAATTCTTCTTGTAATGAAAATCGATATTCCGGCGTCGGCAAATTTACTGATGCCCGGCGACGAGGATTATCTGCCGATTGCCGAAGTAATGCCCGAGCCGGTAGATGGCTTGGCAAACCTGATGAAAAAAATTCAATATCCCGAGTTTGCCAAAAAGACCGGACAGGAAGGCAGGGTAATCGCCATGGCATACATAAATGAAAACGGCGACGTCGACGACGTGAAAATAATTAAGGGCGTCGGAGGCGGCTGCAGCGAAGAAGTTGAACGCGTCCTGAAATCGAGTAAATTCAAACCCGGCATGAAAGGCGGTCAGCCGGTCAAAGTTAAACTTACTATGTCGTTTGTATTTAAATTAAATTAA
- a CDS encoding flagellar biosynthesis anti-sigma factor FlgM, which yields MDIKGISNNSTFTHDPNQLKKASVKQPEVKETDKIEISSTARELAKNEAASKKLEEIKQKISSKFYDSDEVINKVAEAILKELKES from the coding sequence GTGGACATAAAAGGAATATCGAATAATTCGACGTTTACACACGACCCAAATCAGTTGAAGAAGGCTTCGGTTAAGCAGCCGGAAGTAAAAGAGACCGACAAAATCGAGATCTCTTCGACTGCGAGAGAACTCGCAAAAAACGAAGCCGCTTCAAAGAAATTGGAGGAAATAAAGCAGAAAATCAGTTCGAAATTTTACGATTCGGACGAAGTAATTAATAAAGTAGCCGAGGCAATCTTAAAAGAATTAAAAGAAAGTTAG
- a CDS encoding PAS domain S-box protein yields the protein MKNKKSINSDPLRKEFEALKRKFIRLNKEYEKLKSEKENYQLLIENQTDLVVKVDAEGRFLFVSPSYCELFGKKEKELIGKKFIPLVHRNDRKATKEAMKTLYKPPYSCYLEQRAKTKRGWRWLAWSDKAILDEENNVVAIVGVGRDITEKKELEEKIKEDERQLRLFYENMFIGVYRTTPDGKILFVNPALIKMLKYDSFEELASRNLEAEGFEPGYERSEFKSIMEKEGQIIGYVSKWKCKDNTYIWVRESAKAISDSSGKIIFYDGTVENITSWKEAEEELERERSLLKTLIDSIPDQIFVKDKEGRFLINNKSHLQSLKLRNQEQALGKREEELSSSYDPSADNIYEIISTGEPSLNKEEFYITSENKTGRTLTSKVPLKSRNGKIIGIIGIRRDITKLKEFEQELQENEEKFRTIIEQLYDGIILVDEKGEIIEWNNAMTDFTGLKKDEVIRKNYNEIAAALLPDRDQRPPFLNITEIPLPDIIKSYGHLYFHKPFEFNLRQPNGNELIMQMILSPVKTKYGKSVCAIVRDITQTKKYNKTLEIYLEELENKNDELEKFTYTVSHDLRSPVITIKSFVGLMLEDIKAGKKDKILPDLQKISNAVDSMSEMLDGLLRLSRISRAQNAISQISMPEIIREALAALQGILPPNSEIKINPSLPPIEGDRLKIKEVWQNLIENAIKHSRKNENLIIDIDFKIDDKYVTYIIRDNGAGIPEDKITSIFNLFEKGYSGTGGAGLGLSIVKKIVESHKGSVWAESSGIGKGASFFIKLPYSRNPK from the coding sequence ATGAAAAATAAGAAATCAATAAATAGCGACCCTTTGCGCAAAGAATTCGAAGCTTTAAAACGCAAATTCATTCGTTTAAATAAAGAGTACGAAAAACTAAAATCGGAAAAAGAAAATTATCAGTTGTTGATCGAGAACCAGACCGACCTGGTCGTAAAAGTCGATGCCGAGGGCAGGTTCTTATTTGTGAGTCCTTCCTACTGCGAATTGTTCGGGAAAAAAGAAAAAGAATTAATCGGGAAAAAGTTCATTCCACTGGTGCACAGAAACGACCGCAAAGCGACAAAAGAAGCGATGAAAACCTTGTATAAACCGCCCTATTCGTGCTATCTGGAGCAGCGCGCAAAAACAAAACGGGGTTGGAGATGGCTCGCCTGGTCGGACAAAGCCATCCTCGACGAAGAGAACAATGTTGTAGCGATAGTCGGCGTAGGACGGGATATTACCGAGAAAAAAGAACTCGAGGAAAAAATTAAAGAGGACGAACGGCAACTGCGGCTTTTTTACGAAAACATGTTCATTGGCGTTTACCGGACGACTCCGGACGGTAAAATTTTATTCGTAAACCCGGCGTTGATAAAAATGTTGAAATACGACTCCTTCGAGGAACTCGCCAGCCGTAATCTTGAAGCCGAAGGCTTCGAACCCGGATACGAAAGGTCCGAATTTAAGTCGATAATGGAAAAGGAAGGACAAATTATCGGATACGTCTCGAAATGGAAATGCAAAGACAATACATACATCTGGGTGCGCGAGAGCGCCAAAGCCATTTCCGATTCCAGCGGGAAAATTATTTTTTACGACGGAACCGTCGAAAATATTACAAGTTGGAAAGAAGCCGAGGAAGAACTCGAAAGGGAGCGCAGTCTGTTGAAGACGCTTATCGATTCAATTCCAGATCAGATTTTCGTTAAGGACAAAGAGGGCAGATTCCTTATAAACAACAAATCCCACCTGCAATCTCTCAAACTGAGAAATCAGGAGCAGGCTCTCGGCAAAAGAGAAGAGGAATTATCCTCCTCGTACGACCCGTCTGCCGATAATATATATGAAATAATATCAACCGGCGAGCCGTCTCTCAATAAAGAAGAATTTTATATCACCTCGGAAAATAAGACAGGCCGCACCTTGACGTCGAAAGTTCCGCTGAAAAGCAGAAACGGAAAAATAATAGGGATTATCGGCATCAGACGAGACATCACCAAACTCAAAGAGTTCGAACAGGAATTGCAGGAAAACGAAGAAAAATTCAGAACAATAATTGAGCAGCTCTATGACGGCATTATTCTGGTTGACGAAAAAGGCGAAATTATCGAATGGAATAATGCGATGACAGATTTTACGGGCTTGAAAAAAGACGAAGTGATTCGCAAAAATTACAACGAGATAGCCGCCGCTTTGCTGCCGGATCGGGATCAGCGACCGCCGTTTCTTAACATTACGGAGATTCCCCTCCCCGACATTATTAAAAGTTACGGACATCTCTATTTCCATAAGCCGTTCGAATTTAATTTGCGTCAGCCGAACGGCAACGAACTTATAATGCAAATGATTTTATCCCCGGTCAAAACCAAATACGGCAAAAGCGTATGCGCCATAGTAAGAGACATTACGCAAACTAAAAAGTATAATAAAACGCTCGAAATTTATCTTGAAGAGCTCGAAAATAAAAACGACGAGCTGGAAAAGTTCACCTACACAGTATCCCACGATCTACGAAGCCCGGTAATAACCATCAAAAGCTTCGTAGGCTTGATGCTAGAAGATATCAAAGCGGGTAAAAAGGATAAAATTCTGCCTGATCTTCAAAAAATTTCCAACGCGGTCGACTCGATGTCAGAAATGCTCGACGGTTTGCTCAGATTATCCAGAATATCCCGCGCTCAGAATGCCATTTCGCAAATATCGATGCCCGAAATTATACGGGAGGCGCTGGCGGCGCTCCAGGGCATTTTACCGCCCAATTCGGAAATCAAAATAAATCCTTCGCTACCGCCGATCGAGGGCGACCGACTTAAAATAAAAGAAGTTTGGCAAAACTTAATTGAGAATGCAATAAAGCATTCCCGAAAAAACGAAAATTTGATAATCGATATCGATTTTAAGATAGACGATAAATACGTCACATACATAATACGCGACAACGGCGCGGGAATACCCGAAGATAAAATAACTTCAATTTTCAATCTATTCGAAAAAGGATATTCCGGAACCGGTGGAGCCGGTTTGGGTTTGTCGATCGTTAAAAAAATTGTTGAATCGCATAAAGGTTCCGTATGGGCTGAATCTTCCGGAATCGGTAAAGGGGCGTCATTTTTTATAAAATTGCCCTACAGTCGTAATCCTAAATAA
- the fliD gene encoding flagellar filament capping protein FliD, which translates to MAYDILTTSGINNLVNSYISNETQKRVTPLTNRKSHYENIISAYSTISGKLDTFKTLLSDLKSAATDSIFYSKAATSSNTDFATAVSSTGATEGNNTIRINQLAKNDAVLSIDMNSTAASAVITAPGTHEFTIKTGDGKGGEFISKVSVAFDAADFSAGYITNETLMTKIQNAINTDKAVVLSSSVTGSTASSGSFVVDLNGTETTINYSAGTYSDVLDSIVTQLNDIDGITAEKVVNGSDYQLKITVNDSSEYITIKNDTGTLLTELGVNVTKEKGASGLVNASVFTPLSGSSQLRITAAESGYDYRITDLSDTGSGTALAAVGLNLGAARQSFVQNGSIGDDIPGYVYTTDLLNAKIDFNGVNVERNSNVITDLISGTTINLKSVMQAGDADVNINVTKDVTKIKDKINEFVTKFNDLYSYLRNQTKTTNTSRGTLRGDSTATALISLLNTIAYSTVDGIASNKINTLSKIGITFNIDSGLSLSDSDQLEDAIKNNLSQVVDLFTSTNGIAAKLYDSISPYLGADGYIAKTKSTYDSTISSLNDSIEAAQTRIDKNASALRLRYQKLQVQLASIMSAQNYFSLFSSSTTGY; encoded by the coding sequence ATGGCCTACGACATTCTGACAACGTCGGGTATAAATAATCTGGTCAATTCTTACATCTCTAACGAAACTCAAAAGAGAGTTACGCCGCTTACCAATCGAAAATCTCATTATGAAAATATTATATCCGCTTATTCGACAATAAGCGGTAAACTGGATACATTTAAAACCCTACTGAGCGATTTAAAAAGCGCCGCTACAGATTCGATCTTTTATTCCAAAGCCGCTACTTCGTCCAATACGGACTTTGCAACGGCGGTTTCGAGCACCGGAGCAACGGAGGGGAATAATACAATAAGAATTAACCAACTGGCTAAGAACGACGCCGTTTTGTCGATCGACATGAATTCGACTGCCGCCTCGGCGGTAATTACGGCTCCGGGAACGCACGAGTTTACTATAAAAACAGGCGACGGTAAAGGAGGAGAGTTTATTAGTAAAGTTTCGGTTGCCTTCGACGCCGCAGATTTCAGCGCAGGCTATATCACGAATGAAACATTGATGACGAAAATACAAAACGCCATTAATACGGATAAAGCCGTCGTACTGTCCAGCTCGGTAACAGGCAGCACGGCTTCAAGCGGCTCGTTCGTAGTCGATCTGAACGGTACGGAAACCACTATTAATTATTCAGCCGGAACCTACAGCGATGTGTTGGATAGTATTGTTACACAGCTCAACGATATTGACGGTATTACGGCCGAAAAAGTTGTAAACGGTTCTGATTACCAGCTTAAAATTACCGTTAACGACTCTTCGGAATATATAACGATTAAAAACGATACGGGAACTCTGCTAACAGAGTTGGGAGTAAACGTAACGAAAGAAAAAGGAGCTTCCGGATTGGTAAACGCTTCGGTCTTTACGCCGTTGAGCGGAAGTTCCCAATTGAGAATTACGGCGGCTGAATCGGGTTACGATTATAGAATTACCGATCTGTCCGATACCGGCAGCGGAACGGCGCTTGCCGCTGTAGGGTTGAATCTAGGCGCCGCGCGCCAATCGTTTGTACAGAACGGCTCGATAGGAGACGACATTCCCGGTTACGTCTATACAACGGATTTGCTCAACGCCAAGATCGATTTTAACGGCGTTAACGTAGAAAGAAATTCGAATGTAATTACAGATTTGATTTCGGGCACAACCATTAATTTGAAATCGGTTATGCAGGCGGGAGATGCCGACGTTAATATTAACGTGACAAAAGACGTAACCAAAATTAAAGATAAAATAAACGAGTTTGTAACAAAGTTTAACGACCTCTACAGTTATCTCCGCAACCAGACAAAGACGACGAATACCTCGAGGGGAACGCTTAGAGGAGATTCCACTGCCACGGCGCTTATAAGTTTGCTGAATACAATCGCCTATTCGACGGTGGACGGAATTGCCTCCAATAAAATTAATACTCTTTCGAAAATCGGAATTACTTTCAATATTGACAGCGGACTGTCGTTGTCGGATTCCGATCAACTGGAAGACGCCATTAAAAATAATCTCAGTCAGGTTGTGGACCTGTTTACTTCGACAAACGGCATTGCAGCCAAATTATACGACAGTATTAGTCCGTATCTTGGAGCGGACGGGTATATTGCCAAGACAAAGTCGACATACGATTCCACGATTTCTTCACTGAACGACAGTATCGAAGCGGCGCAGACAAGAATCGACAAAAACGCTTCGGCGCTCAGACTCCGTTATCAAAAATTGCAGGTTCAACTTGCTTCGATTATGTCGGCACAAAATTATTTCTCATTGTTTAGCTCGTCGACTACCGGATATTAG
- a CDS encoding bacteriohemerythrin has translation MSLINWNDTYSVRIKVLDNQHKKLVDTINLLYDAMKQGKSNEVLSKIIFDLIAYTKTHFQSEEDLFEKYSYPNKLQHKKEHDDFVNSVGKFYEDFQNKRAGLSLEIMNFLTNWLTKHIKGSDKAYSKFMNEQGIY, from the coding sequence ATGTCCTTAATTAATTGGAACGACACTTACAGCGTCCGGATCAAAGTGCTCGACAACCAGCATAAAAAATTGGTCGATACTATTAATTTGCTTTACGATGCAATGAAGCAGGGCAAGTCCAACGAAGTCCTGTCTAAAATTATCTTCGATTTAATAGCTTACACAAAAACTCATTTTCAATCCGAAGAGGATTTATTTGAAAAATATAGCTATCCGAACAAACTGCAGCACAAAAAAGAGCACGACGACTTTGTAAATTCAGTTGGAAAGTTTTACGAAGATTTTCAAAACAAGCGAGCCGGATTGTCGCTCGAAATAATGAACTTTCTGACAAATTGGTTAACCAAACATATTAAAGGTTCGGATAAAGCGTATTCAAAATTCATGAACGAACAAGGTATTTATTAA
- a CDS encoding flagellar export chaperone FliS: protein MYTANYSAKKTNPYLVNQIKNSTPQELTLKVYDFAIQQCQKNDMLRTNEAIQVLINSLNFDDPAAREISAGLLRLYTFCQDQMRKKNNDIVLKILTELKQTWMDAIKNMG, encoded by the coding sequence ATGTATACAGCAAATTACTCAGCTAAAAAAACTAATCCGTATCTCGTTAATCAAATTAAAAATTCCACTCCTCAGGAATTAACGCTTAAAGTTTACGACTTCGCAATACAGCAATGTCAAAAAAACGACATGCTGAGAACCAACGAAGCTATTCAGGTATTAATTAATTCGCTGAATTTTGACGACCCCGCGGCAAGAGAAATTTCCGCCGGATTACTCCGCTTGTATACATTCTGCCAGGATCAAATGCGCAAAAAAAATAACGACATTGTCCTGAAAATATTGACCGAACTAAAGCAGACATGGATGGACGCTATTAAAAATATGGGTTGA